One part of the Solanum dulcamara chromosome 8, daSolDulc1.2, whole genome shotgun sequence genome encodes these proteins:
- the LOC129900313 gene encoding 3-ketoacyl-CoA synthase 11-like: MALNVSSKFFSVKNLKVGYHFLISHAPYLFIIPTISSLGFYLLTLSTLEDLNNHIIPMLKSWPIILIVFLAALYFRVRQRNVYLVDFACYKPNEADMMSKQQLLDIMSSTFVDEAGHLQKKVLERSGYSDKTYLPESIRRLPEKILTFEESRKGTEKVIFGAIDDLLAKTKVKAREIGIVIVNIGMYNPTPSLSAMIVNHYKLGVDVLTYNISGMGCSAGLISIDLANRLLQTQVSAYAMVVSTESTDSGYYLGKDRSKLVSNCLFRMGGAAILLSNRFSDSRRSKYKLMHVVRTHKGADDRAFKSIYQEQDEDGNVGVSLSKGLMVVAGEILKSNITTLGPLVLPISEQLLYFGYLIARKIFKLKNIKPYIPDFKLAFEHFFIHAGGRAVLDEMEKNLELTEWHMEPSRMTLYRFGNTSSSSVWYELAYSEAKGRIKKGDRAWQIGFGSGFKCNSAVWHAMKTINPAMETNPWTDEIHEFPVNVSVVVPLSA, encoded by the exons ATGGCACTAAATGTATCATCCAAGTTCTTCAGTgttaaaaacttaaaagttGGATACCATTTTCTAATCTCTCACGCACCTTATCTCTTTATCATTCCAACCATTTCTTCTTTGGGATTTTACCTTTTAACCCTTTCTACCTTGGAAGACTTGAACAACCATATTATTCCCATGCTGAAATCTTGGCCAATTATTCTTATTGTTTTCTTGGCCGCGCTCTACTTCAGGGTTCGTCAGAGAAATGTTTATTTGGTCGATTTTGCATGTTACAAGCCAAacgaggcggatatgatgagcAAACaacaactcttagacataatgTCATCAACTTTCGTAGACGAGGCTGGACATTTACAgaaaaaagtattggagagaagTGGTTATAGTGATAAGACGTATCTTCCAGAGAGCATCAGAAGGCTCCCTGAAAAGATATTGACGTTTGAAGAGTCGAGGAAGGGAACAGAAAAAGTCATATTTGGAGCCATAGACGATTTATTGGCGAAAACAAAAGTGAAGGCTCGTGAGATTGGGATAGTTATAGTGAACATTGGCATGTATAATCCGACTCCATCTCTATCCGCCATGATAGTCAATCATTACAAGCTTGGAGTGGATGTGCTCACTTATAATATCAGCGGCATGGGTTGCAGTGCTGGACTCATTTCTATAGACCTTGCAAATCGGCTTTTGCAG ACACAAGTGAGTGCCTATGCAATGGTAGTTAGCACAGAAAGCACCGATTCTGGTTATTATCTTGGAAAGGATAGATCAAAGCTTGTATCAAACTGTCTTTTTCGTATGGGGGGCGCTGCCATTCTCCTCTCCAACCGCTTCTCAGACTCTCGTCGTTCCAAATATAAACTTATGCACGTTGTGCGTACACATAAAGGAGCCGATGACAGAGCTTTCAAAAGTATATATCAAGAACAAGATGAAGATGGGAATGTGGGTGTCTCACTCTCAAAAGGCCTAATGGTCGTAGCTGGAGAGATTCTAAAATCCAATATAACGACTCTAGGGCCATTGGTCCTTCCTATTTCGGAACAACTTCTATATTTTGGATACTTAATTGCTAGGAAAATCTTCAAATTGAAGAATATCAAGCCATATATACCGGACTTCAAGCTGGCGTTTGAACATTTCTTCATTCATGCTGGAGGAAGAGCAGTATTGGATGAGATGGAGAAGAATCTTGAGCTCACAGAATGGCATATGGAGCCTTCAAGAATGACACTTTACAGGTTTGGAAACACATCGAGTAGCTCAGTGTGGTACGAATTGGCCTACTCTGAGGCCAAAGGTAGGATAAAGAAGGGTGACCGAGCATGGCAAATAGGTTTCGGATCAGGTTTCAAATGCAACAGTGCTGTTTGGCATGCCATGAAAACTATTAATCCTGCTATGGAGACAAATCCCTGGACTGATGAGATTCATGAATTTCCCGTTAATGTCTCCGTAGTCGTGCCTCTTTCTGCTTGA